One genomic window of uncultured Erythrobacter sp. includes the following:
- a CDS encoding PepSY domain-containing protein: MAAKPLMQHLAKWHIWLGWLVGVPIVMWTATGLFMVAKPIQEVRGEHLRVVSEAQPLILPDSDIASADAQLKEMRVKMQDGRAVAILTTLDGVTSRVDMASGEPIAPIDAERARAIAAARIVGGENVRAVTFFEARDVPFEFRRPMAVWQVALDDGTHVYIGRDTGEIEAVRTSWWRWFDFMWGLHIMDLSEREDTSHPILIAFAALSLTGALFGCILMFRRRKTRAATETTV; the protein is encoded by the coding sequence ATGGCAGCAAAACCGCTCATGCAGCACCTCGCAAAGTGGCACATCTGGCTTGGCTGGCTGGTTGGCGTGCCAATCGTGATGTGGACTGCGACCGGCCTGTTCATGGTCGCCAAGCCTATTCAGGAGGTGCGCGGTGAGCATTTGCGTGTCGTTTCGGAAGCGCAGCCGCTGATTTTGCCCGACAGCGATATCGCCAGTGCTGACGCGCAGCTGAAAGAGATGCGCGTAAAAATGCAGGATGGCCGCGCCGTGGCGATCCTGACGACGCTCGATGGCGTAACCAGCCGTGTGGATATGGCCAGCGGCGAACCCATCGCGCCCATCGATGCAGAGCGCGCACGCGCAATTGCAGCGGCACGGATCGTCGGCGGCGAGAACGTCCGCGCTGTGACATTCTTCGAGGCCAGAGATGTGCCCTTTGAATTCCGCCGCCCGATGGCCGTGTGGCAGGTCGCGCTGGACGATGGCACGCATGTCTATATCGGGCGCGACACCGGCGAAATCGAAGCGGTGCGCACCTCCTGGTGGCGCTGGTTCGATTTCATGTGGGGGCTGCACATCATGGACCTGAGTGAGCGTGAGGACACGAGCCATCCGATCCTGATTGCCTTTGCTGCCCTGTCGCTCACCGGCGCGCTGTTCGGCTGCATCCTGATGTTCCGCCGCCGCAAGACGCGGGCCGCAACAGAGACCACCGTCTGA
- a CDS encoding trimeric intracellular cation channel family protein: MNEEILTPILDVLDIAGIAIFALSGAVIAAREQQTFVTMGFFALVTGVGGGTVRDLLIGAPVFWITDAWVAAVCLGCALIAWFTPVRLWQGKLFDLADGVGLAAYAVLGSAKAMAYGVPPVPAVLMGIITGCVGGIIRDVVAGRPSIIMQPELYVTAAALSSAFTVIGMLLAPVLMLPNFAIWIGAFTAGFALRAAAIQWELGLPSYRGPKKEDGADPVSGTDPASPSTRD, translated from the coding sequence ATGAACGAGGAAATCCTCACCCCGATTCTCGATGTCCTCGACATCGCTGGGATAGCCATCTTCGCGCTATCCGGCGCTGTGATCGCTGCGCGCGAGCAGCAAACTTTCGTGACGATGGGTTTCTTCGCGCTCGTCACGGGAGTCGGAGGCGGAACAGTGCGCGATCTCCTGATCGGTGCTCCGGTGTTCTGGATCACCGATGCGTGGGTTGCGGCGGTGTGCTTGGGCTGCGCCTTGATTGCGTGGTTCACGCCCGTCCGGCTTTGGCAGGGTAAGCTGTTCGACCTCGCTGACGGCGTTGGTCTGGCGGCTTATGCCGTGCTCGGCAGCGCGAAGGCGATGGCGTACGGAGTGCCGCCTGTTCCTGCGGTGTTGATGGGTATCATCACCGGCTGCGTCGGCGGGATCATCCGCGACGTAGTGGCCGGACGCCCGTCGATCATCATGCAGCCTGAGCTTTATGTGACTGCCGCAGCTCTGAGCTCCGCTTTCACGGTAATCGGGATGTTGCTCGCGCCTGTGCTGATGCTGCCGAATTTCGCCATCTGGATCGGTGCCTTCACAGCAGGCTTCGCCTTGCGTGCGGCCGCGATCCAGTGGGAGCTTGGTCTGCCGAGCTATCGCGGCCCTAAAAAGGAAGACGGGGCCGATCCCGTTTCCGGAACCGACCCCGCATCTCCCTCAACTCGCGATTAG
- a CDS encoding DUF1036 domain-containing protein, translating into MFKLASKSALLLSVGISFMAAPLSAQSRPLELEERVLAQWSDGKWYPGKVERAYRDGRYEVTFLDGDELVLPRDRVARDTIIPGDKLLVRKHDGLKRATIVRRHANALVVEYEDGGRKEAVDMAATVFDAFATRPSMDERFFKPAVLANLCNKTDETVYFALAMKTFFAGKGGRTSQGWTTLEPDACRIRDLTQYWQAESLYLGQTPDGYIGINFETYIYGQTRDAFQTRMLGGAVIIGSGTRWGGEGGDEKFCIKDRPTISFRHVINGPQGLLAKDYCRDANSFRVAFRQINIPAREFGDGAVANWTFAK; encoded by the coding sequence ATGTTCAAATTGGCAAGCAAATCCGCACTTCTATTGTCAGTCGGTATCTCCTTCATGGCCGCGCCGCTGTCGGCTCAATCCCGACCGTTGGAATTGGAAGAGCGAGTCCTTGCCCAATGGTCAGATGGCAAATGGTATCCGGGCAAGGTCGAGCGCGCCTATAGGGACGGCCGATACGAGGTCACATTTCTTGATGGCGATGAATTGGTATTGCCGCGCGACCGCGTTGCGCGCGATACGATCATTCCGGGCGATAAATTGCTGGTGCGCAAACATGATGGGTTGAAGCGCGCAACAATTGTCCGGAGGCATGCAAACGCCCTTGTGGTGGAATATGAAGACGGCGGCCGAAAGGAAGCGGTCGATATGGCAGCTACCGTGTTCGATGCATTCGCAACTCGGCCCTCCATGGATGAGCGCTTTTTCAAGCCTGCCGTGCTCGCGAACTTGTGCAACAAGACCGATGAGACGGTCTATTTCGCGTTGGCGATGAAGACTTTTTTCGCAGGTAAGGGAGGCCGCACCTCGCAAGGTTGGACCACGCTTGAACCGGACGCCTGCCGCATTCGGGATCTGACCCAATATTGGCAAGCAGAGTCCCTCTATTTGGGTCAAACTCCAGATGGCTATATCGGTATCAACTTCGAAACCTATATCTATGGTCAAACACGCGATGCGTTTCAGACCCGCATGCTGGGCGGTGCGGTCATCATAGGCAGCGGGACAAGATGGGGTGGTGAGGGTGGAGATGAGAAATTCTGCATCAAGGATCGGCCCACCATCTCGTTTCGTCATGTCATTAACGGTCCACAAGGTCTCCTGGCTAAAGATTATTGCCGCGATGCCAACTCGTTCCGAGTAGCGTTTCGCCAGATCAACATACCTGCGCGCGAATTTGGCGATGGCGCGGTCGCAAATTGGACCTTTGCCAAGTAA
- a CDS encoding serine hydrolase encodes MIRTFIAGAAAALFIASPATAQSAQERLDARYDRALAAGYKALMLCSAISIAERNGTTRTPESVHAMELTGIYPKLDPIIRDLQYEIVRRPSGQIAHVAVAWAEDMPHTVAVNYGVDTGCSVLPPGSPEDMSNPGAPMEGAVEKAVISNIGNDKAGGDLSRQLNGTVSPAFDGTYGEGTRTSAVLVVHEGAVVERYAEGYDAHTPQRTWSVAKSIAATLVGAAVMSGEHDVQDPVGINYWRSGGRSDMRNTITIDHGLRMATGRYSDTPGNRTDPLYWGGTTVDERATNWPIVHKPGTVYRYANNDTLMAVKGIEEWLIHYPPQEFFAKLGMDHTVAETDIRGNYVLSSQVWSTARDLANLGQLYLNDGVWNGERLLAEGWREYVSDPSGPQPEGTQWGYGAGWWTFRRPEGNAFEGIPDDAFAARGNRGQYVVVVPSRNVVIVRRGEDMVGTRFDIAAFTRDVLSVLNDK; translated from the coding sequence ATGATCCGAACATTCATTGCTGGCGCCGCTGCCGCGCTCTTCATCGCTTCCCCCGCAACCGCCCAGTCCGCCCAGGAACGCCTTGACGCGCGATACGACCGCGCGCTCGCTGCCGGGTACAAGGCCTTGATGCTGTGTAGCGCAATCTCGATTGCCGAACGCAACGGGACGACCCGCACTCCTGAAAGCGTGCATGCGATGGAGCTGACGGGAATCTATCCGAAGCTCGATCCGATCATCCGCGATCTCCAATACGAAATCGTCCGCCGTCCCAGCGGTCAGATCGCTCATGTCGCGGTGGCATGGGCCGAAGACATGCCGCACACGGTGGCGGTCAATTACGGGGTCGATACCGGCTGTTCGGTCCTGCCACCCGGTTCACCGGAGGATATGAGCAATCCGGGAGCGCCGATGGAGGGAGCGGTTGAAAAAGCAGTCATTTCCAATATCGGAAACGATAAAGCTGGCGGTGACCTCTCACGCCAATTGAACGGAACGGTCTCTCCGGCATTTGATGGCACATATGGCGAGGGCACACGGACTTCGGCTGTTTTGGTGGTGCATGAAGGTGCGGTCGTTGAGCGATATGCCGAAGGTTACGATGCCCATACCCCCCAGCGCACCTGGTCGGTTGCCAAGAGTATCGCCGCCACGCTGGTCGGTGCGGCGGTTATGTCGGGCGAGCACGATGTGCAGGATCCGGTCGGGATCAACTATTGGCGCAGCGGTGGGCGCTCGGACATGCGCAACACGATCACTATCGACCATGGGCTGCGGATGGCGACGGGGCGCTATTCCGACACACCGGGCAATCGCACCGATCCGCTCTATTGGGGCGGGACCACGGTGGATGAGCGCGCGACCAATTGGCCGATCGTTCACAAGCCGGGGACGGTCTATCGCTACGCCAACAATGACACTCTGATGGCCGTAAAGGGGATCGAAGAGTGGCTGATTCACTACCCGCCGCAGGAGTTCTTTGCGAAGCTCGGGATGGATCACACAGTCGCGGAGACCGATATTCGTGGGAACTACGTGCTGTCCTCTCAGGTCTGGTCGACCGCGCGTGACCTCGCGAACCTCGGCCAGCTCTATCTCAATGATGGCGTATGGAACGGCGAACGTCTGCTCGCGGAAGGTTGGCGCGAATATGTCTCTGACCCATCCGGACCTCAGCCCGAGGGCACGCAATGGGGCTATGGCGCGGGCTGGTGGACCTTCCGCCGACCGGAAGGCAACGCATTCGAAGGCATTCCCGACGATGCCTTCGCTGCGCGCGGCAACCGCGGGCAGTATGTCGTCGTCGTGCCGAGCCGCAATGTGGTGATCGTGCGACGCGGGGAGGATATGGTCGGGACAAGGTTCGACATTGCGGCCTTCACGCGCGATGTCTTGTCGGTGTTGAACGACAAATAG
- a CDS encoding saccharopine dehydrogenase family protein, with product MPERKPFQVLILGASGVFGSRLAELASREQGIALTLAARNLGRLEEVAAGLPGKARCITLDRDQMTALDLSEFDLLIDAAGPFQASHMRVVESALAANVDYVDLADGRDFVREFSRFDEFAKGAEVALTTGASSIPALSHAVIDELTDGWQQIDHLRIGIYPGNRAPRGLSVVEAILSYVGKPVRVFREGHWQDVPGWGMTHREDIPGIGPRWASVCDTPEQDLLVERYAPKEGAEFFAGLELSLLHVGLAAFSLPVRWGWVKSLRPIAKPMLTMAQWFLPFGSDRGAMSIQARGIGADGKSVSRRWVLKADANRGPYVPVLAALAMIRRYRDGQTPEVGARACSGILALSDFEDDFARLGMEHDVFDAAGALIDFDSRETPRQSCAA from the coding sequence ATGCCTGAGCGCAAACCATTCCAAGTCTTGATCCTCGGTGCCAGCGGCGTGTTTGGCTCGCGTCTCGCGGAACTGGCGAGCCGCGAGCAGGGCATCGCGCTCACTTTGGCCGCGCGCAATCTCGGCCGGTTGGAGGAGGTAGCAGCGGGGCTGCCAGGAAAGGCGCGTTGTATCACTCTGGACCGTGACCAGATGACCGCGCTGGACCTTTCCGAGTTCGATCTGCTGATTGATGCGGCGGGGCCGTTTCAGGCGTCGCATATGCGGGTTGTCGAATCTGCCCTCGCAGCGAACGTGGACTATGTTGACCTTGCCGATGGACGAGATTTTGTGCGCGAGTTCTCACGTTTCGACGAATTTGCGAAGGGGGCTGAAGTCGCGCTGACCACTGGTGCCAGTTCGATCCCTGCGCTTAGCCACGCAGTAATCGACGAACTCACCGATGGTTGGCAGCAGATCGACCACCTGCGGATCGGGATCTACCCCGGCAACCGCGCGCCGCGCGGCCTTTCGGTGGTTGAGGCGATCTTGTCCTATGTCGGCAAACCTGTTCGCGTATTCCGTGAGGGGCACTGGCAGGACGTGCCGGGCTGGGGGATGACTCACCGCGAAGACATTCCCGGTATCGGTCCTCGCTGGGCGAGCGTTTGCGACACTCCCGAACAGGACCTGTTGGTCGAACGCTATGCGCCCAAAGAAGGAGCCGAATTCTTTGCCGGGTTGGAACTGTCGCTTCTGCATGTGGGATTGGCGGCGTTTTCCCTGCCAGTGCGATGGGGCTGGGTGAAGAGCCTTAGACCGATCGCAAAGCCGATGCTTACCATGGCCCAATGGTTCCTGCCGTTCGGTTCGGATCGCGGGGCGATGTCGATCCAAGCGCGCGGCATCGGTGCCGATGGCAAATCCGTTTCAAGGCGCTGGGTGCTCAAAGCCGATGCCAATCGCGGGCCATATGTGCCGGTTCTGGCCGCTTTGGCGATGATCCGCCGTTACCGCGATGGTCAGACCCCGGAAGTCGGTGCGAGAGCATGCTCCGGCATCCTCGCGCTGAGCGACTTCGAGGACGATTTTGCGCGGCTCGGTATGGAGCATGACGTCTTCGATGCAGCCGGAGCGCTGATTGATTTTGACTCGCGAGAGACTCCGCGCCAATCCTGCGCGGCATGA
- a CDS encoding DUF4166 domain-containing protein, with protein sequence MKPELASIALQEIPLPGGRHAAIGKAYDTRFRRLIGKHAWESLPEAVQRRFSKRVEGARVVIYPGVIKQARFSRAGRILAQLCRLIGGPLPLGSDCGVPAAVSVSEDCAGGGQCWTRVYGRKSGFPQVIHSAKRFAGPTGIEEHIGRGIGMALKVSAVDGGLEFRSDHYFVEALGHRMKLPRWMEPGETVVRHIDQGEGQFVFSLNVRHPWLGELVYQEGLFEDA encoded by the coding sequence ATGAAACCGGAACTAGCCAGTATCGCACTGCAGGAAATACCGCTGCCAGGGGGCCGACATGCCGCAATTGGGAAGGCTTACGATACTCGGTTTCGTCGCCTGATCGGAAAGCACGCTTGGGAAAGCTTGCCCGAGGCCGTGCAGCGGCGATTCTCCAAGCGGGTCGAGGGCGCGCGGGTCGTTATCTATCCCGGTGTGATCAAGCAGGCGCGGTTCTCGCGTGCAGGACGCATCCTTGCGCAGCTTTGCCGCCTGATCGGTGGCCCATTGCCGCTGGGTAGTGATTGCGGAGTGCCCGCAGCTGTGTCGGTTTCGGAAGACTGCGCAGGCGGCGGGCAATGCTGGACCCGCGTCTATGGCCGAAAGTCCGGCTTTCCTCAGGTGATCCACAGCGCCAAGCGTTTCGCAGGTCCCACCGGGATCGAAGAGCATATCGGGCGCGGCATCGGCATGGCGCTAAAGGTCTCGGCTGTGGATGGTGGCCTCGAATTCCGCAGCGATCACTACTTCGTCGAAGCGTTGGGGCACCGGATGAAGCTGCCGCGTTGGATGGAACCGGGTGAGACTGTGGTCCGCCATATCGATCAGGGCGAGGGGCAATTCGTGTTCTCGCTCAATGTACGCCACCCGTGGCTGGGCGAACTTGTCTATCAGGAAGGGCTGTTTGAAGATGCCTGA
- a CDS encoding MarR family transcriptional regulator: MTEISVDSKLPPSIAKFVLHWGDLGGQWGVNRSVAQIHALLFISDRPLTAEEIAEKLGMARSNVSNSIKELLGWRLIHRVPMMGDRRDHFDAEADIWEMAVRIAQGRKAREIDPAEEALRLCNQEAKTDAEVSPEAKEKLAAMLDFVTTMSRWHDEMLKVPKPALTALIKMGSGVTRLINWRPGKGAN, translated from the coding sequence ATGACAGAAATTAGTGTTGATTCGAAACTCCCGCCTTCCATCGCGAAGTTCGTCCTGCATTGGGGCGATCTTGGAGGGCAGTGGGGTGTGAACCGTTCAGTGGCGCAGATTCACGCGCTGTTGTTCATTTCTGACCGGCCACTGACCGCGGAGGAGATTGCGGAGAAGCTAGGTATGGCGCGTTCCAACGTCTCCAACTCAATCAAGGAACTGCTTGGCTGGCGGCTTATCCACCGTGTGCCGATGATGGGCGACCGCCGCGATCATTTCGATGCGGAAGCCGACATTTGGGAGATGGCGGTGCGGATCGCGCAGGGTCGCAAGGCTCGCGAGATCGACCCGGCGGAGGAAGCTCTGCGACTGTGCAATCAAGAGGCCAAAACTGACGCGGAAGTGAGCCCCGAAGCGAAAGAGAAGCTCGCCGCAATGCTCGACTTTGTCACCACCATGTCGCGCTGGCACGACGAAATGCTGAAAGTGCCGAAGCCCGCACTCACGGCGCTGATCAAGATGGGGTCGGGCGTCACGCGCCTGATCAACTGGCGTCCCGGCAAGGGAGCCAATTGA
- the rplQ gene encoding 50S ribosomal protein L17, which produces MRHGISQRKLSRKSGHRKALFRNMSAALIKHEQIMTTLPKAKELRPYIEKLITLAKRGGLSNRRLAQARLLDETQLKKLFDVLAERYSDRDGGYTRIIKAGYRESDSAQMAIIELVDRDEDAKGQDSGPDLSEQDEYEDA; this is translated from the coding sequence ATGCGTCACGGAATTTCACAGCGTAAGCTGAGCCGTAAGTCGGGCCACCGTAAGGCCCTGTTCCGCAATATGTCGGCCGCGCTGATCAAGCACGAGCAGATCATGACCACGCTGCCCAAAGCGAAGGAACTGCGTCCTTACATCGAAAAGCTGATCACGCTCGCAAAGCGTGGTGGTCTTTCGAACCGTCGCCTCGCACAGGCGCGCTTGCTCGACGAAACGCAGCTCAAGAAGCTGTTCGACGTTCTGGCTGAGCGTTATTCAGATCGTGATGGCGGCTACACCCGCATCATCAAGGCGGGCTACCGCGAAAGCGACAGCGCGCAGATGGCGATCATCGAGCTCGTTGATCGTGACGAAGACGCCAAGGGTCAGGACAGCGGTCCGGATCTGAGCGAGCAGGACGAATACGAAGACGCGTAA
- a CDS encoding DNA-directed RNA polymerase subunit alpha: MSVNTKNWQELKKPNTLEIKEGGDKTRKATFVAEPLERGFGLTLGNALRRVLLSSLQGAAITSIKIENVLHEFSSLAGVREDVTDIVLNVKQIALKMEGEGAKRLQLSMTGPAEVKAGDIAVTGDIEVMNKDLVLCHLDEGATLNMELTADVGKGYSPAVQNRPADAPIGLIPVDSLYSPVRQVSYKVENARVGQELDYDKLSLTVETDGTVTPEDAVAYAARILQDQLTLFVHFEDGIPQPQSAMIGHAAQPQEDDANQLNRYLLKKVDELELSVRSANCLKNDNIIYIGDLVQKTEAEMLRTPNFGRKSLNEIKEVLSSMGLRLGMDIPGWPPENIEEMAKKLEQELLG; this comes from the coding sequence ATGTCCGTCAACACGAAGAACTGGCAGGAACTCAAGAAACCCAACACTCTCGAAATCAAGGAAGGCGGCGACAAGACCCGCAAGGCGACTTTCGTTGCTGAGCCGCTCGAGCGTGGCTTTGGTCTGACCCTCGGCAACGCATTGCGCCGGGTGCTGCTCAGCTCGCTTCAGGGCGCAGCTATCACCTCGATCAAGATCGAGAATGTGCTCCACGAATTCTCCTCGCTCGCGGGCGTGCGCGAAGACGTGACCGACATCGTCCTGAATGTGAAGCAGATCGCGCTCAAGATGGAAGGTGAGGGTGCCAAGCGCCTGCAGCTTTCCATGACCGGCCCTGCTGAAGTGAAGGCTGGCGACATTGCCGTAACTGGCGACATCGAAGTGATGAACAAGGACCTCGTCCTGTGCCACCTCGATGAAGGCGCGACGCTCAACATGGAGCTGACCGCTGACGTAGGCAAAGGCTACTCGCCCGCCGTTCAGAACCGTCCGGCCGACGCGCCGATCGGCCTGATCCCGGTCGACTCGCTGTATTCGCCTGTCCGTCAGGTGAGCTACAAGGTCGAGAACGCACGTGTTGGCCAAGAACTGGACTACGACAAGCTTTCTCTGACCGTCGAAACCGATGGCACTGTCACTCCAGAAGATGCCGTGGCCTATGCCGCACGCATTCTGCAGGATCAGCTGACACTGTTCGTTCACTTCGAAGACGGCATTCCGCAGCCGCAGTCGGCCATGATCGGCCACGCTGCTCAGCCGCAGGAAGACGACGCCAACCAGCTCAACCGTTACCTTCTCAAGAAGGTCGACGAGCTGGAACTGTCGGTTCGTTCTGCCAACTGCCTCAAGAACGACAACATCATCTATATCGGCGATCTGGTTCAGAAAACCGAAGCCGAGATGCTGCGCACGCCGAACTTCGGCCGCAAATCGCTCAACGAGATCAAGGAAGTGCTCTCCAGCATGGGTCTGCGCCTCGGCATGGACATTCCTGGCTGGCCGCCTGAGAACATCGAGGAAATGGCCAAGAAGCTCGAACAAGAACTGCTTGGCTAA
- the rpsK gene encoding 30S ribosomal protein S11, producing MAREPGGKVRRRDRKNISSGVAHINASFNNTMITITDAQGNAISWSSAGMMGFKGSRKSTPYAAQVAADDAGKKAAEHGVRTLEVEVKGPGSGRESALRGLAAVGFNITSIRDVTPIPHNGVRPSKRRRV from the coding sequence ATGGCACGCGAACCGGGCGGCAAAGTAAGGCGCCGCGACAGAAAGAACATCAGCAGCGGCGTTGCGCATATCAACGCCAGCTTCAACAACACCATGATCACCATCACCGATGCACAGGGCAATGCGATCAGCTGGTCCAGCGCCGGCATGATGGGCTTCAAAGGAAGCCGTAAGTCGACACCGTATGCAGCACAGGTTGCAGCGGACGATGCCGGCAAGAAGGCCGCTGAACATGGTGTCCGCACTTTGGAAGTCGAAGTGAAAGGCCCGGGTTCGGGCCGTGAGAGCGCATTGCGCGGTCTCGCCGCTGTCGGCTTCAACATCACGTCGATCCGCGATGTGACGCCGATCCCGCATAACGGGGTCCGTCCATCGAAACGTCGCCGCGTCTGA
- the rpsM gene encoding 30S ribosomal protein S13 codes for MARIAGVNIPTNKRVIIALTYIHGIGRTTAVQIADKLGIPHSARVQDLTDEEVLRIRETIDSDHQVEGDLRRNTAMNIKRLMDLRTYRGLRHRNGLPVRGQRTHTNARTRKGKAKPIAGKKK; via the coding sequence GTGGCTCGTATTGCCGGGGTAAACATCCCCACAAACAAGCGTGTAATCATCGCGCTTACCTACATTCACGGGATTGGCCGCACGACGGCTGTCCAAATCGCCGACAAGCTTGGCATTCCGCACAGTGCACGTGTTCAGGACCTCACCGATGAGGAAGTCCTGCGCATTCGTGAAACCATCGACAGCGATCACCAGGTCGAAGGTGACCTTCGTCGCAACACTGCGATGAACATCAAGCGCCTGATGGATCTGCGTACCTATCGCGGTCTGCGTCACCGTAACGGTCTGCCCGTTCGCGGTCAGCGCACGCACACCAACGCCCGCACCCGCAAGGGTAAGGCCAAGCCGATCGCAGGGAAGAAGAAGTAA
- a CDS encoding tetratricopeptide repeat protein: MKLVRSTLVLMAALTGLALPTNSVADEVSVPEMVCRLAAAIIVQEYEAGNTVKDDELEWYENVVQNGVEECDPVPNRALLIGLSTLRPTNEAERAIVSDANEYLKKILPYDVYVPMAFALVKGEFGTPRNDLALYWIKYAHEIGIPDATYEYGGLYRDGGLGIAKDPVRARELFLQAADRGSNKSMYWLGVEFFQQDGKSRKWKEHERWLQKAAEHGSMDAVVTLAEAYTGDQMTDVFGIKRNIGLGRRYSRIAAEAGNTEMMVLHASYLLRGKDNSKHEDAFFYWMNRAVDAGNTKAAELLEQVGPRLRQSYQETRENRAKLRRPIFKQCPEVNRCVVYKNQYGGTTSKSCAPQRDYWNCG, encoded by the coding sequence GTGAAGCTCGTAAGATCCACTTTGGTATTGATGGCTGCGTTGACTGGGCTGGCGCTGCCAACCAATTCTGTAGCTGATGAAGTGTCGGTCCCCGAAATGGTGTGCCGATTGGCAGCCGCCATTATTGTCCAGGAATACGAGGCGGGTAACACCGTCAAAGACGATGAGTTGGAATGGTACGAGAACGTAGTCCAGAATGGCGTTGAAGAATGTGATCCGGTCCCAAATCGCGCGCTGTTGATCGGGCTATCGACATTGCGGCCCACCAACGAAGCTGAACGAGCAATCGTCTCCGACGCCAACGAATATCTCAAAAAAATACTGCCATATGATGTCTATGTTCCGATGGCCTTTGCCTTGGTGAAGGGGGAATTCGGTACGCCGCGCAATGATCTCGCGCTGTATTGGATCAAGTACGCGCATGAGATTGGCATCCCCGATGCGACTTACGAATATGGCGGTCTGTACCGCGATGGGGGACTTGGCATTGCCAAGGATCCGGTGCGTGCGCGTGAGCTGTTCTTGCAGGCTGCTGACCGTGGTTCAAACAAATCGATGTACTGGCTGGGTGTCGAATTTTTCCAGCAGGACGGCAAGAGCCGCAAATGGAAAGAGCATGAGCGTTGGCTGCAAAAAGCGGCCGAACATGGCAGCATGGATGCCGTAGTCACTCTGGCAGAGGCATACACTGGTGACCAGATGACCGACGTGTTCGGTATCAAACGGAATATCGGGCTGGGCCGCCGCTACTCACGGATAGCCGCCGAAGCGGGAAACACCGAAATGATGGTGCTGCATGCGAGCTATCTCCTCCGCGGCAAAGACAACTCCAAACACGAGGATGCGTTCTTTTATTGGATGAACCGTGCAGTTGATGCCGGCAACACGAAGGCTGCGGAACTGCTCGAGCAGGTTGGCCCACGGCTGCGCCAATCGTATCAGGAAACACGCGAAAATCGCGCCAAGCTGCGCAGGCCAATTTTCAAACAATGCCCTGAGGTCAACCGCTGCGTAGTCTACAAGAACCAATATGGAGGGACGACTTCCAAATCCTGTGCACCTCAGCGAGATTACTGGAACTGCGGGTAG
- a CDS encoding SRPBCC family protein: MTRVAALALALAATPLAAEVTDSDDRGFITRDEAVVETNLKETWLALISPARWWNAAHTWSGDSENLSLRPQAGGCFCERIPEDPDPDKISLEGSVEHMRVIHAFPEKALRMQGALGPLQSEPVTGILTVVLSEIDEGTRIVWEYNVGGSMRYKVPEISKAVDGVMSQQLNGLAKMLGRVDVAAVEEAPEKEEVAVENDGESDGPNVDEAFGDLADG; encoded by the coding sequence ATGACTCGCGTTGCTGCTCTGGCGCTCGCGCTGGCCGCGACGCCGCTAGCCGCCGAAGTTACCGACTCAGATGATCGCGGCTTTATCACTCGCGACGAGGCAGTGGTCGAAACAAATCTCAAGGAAACCTGGCTTGCTTTGATCAGCCCGGCGCGCTGGTGGAACGCGGCGCACACCTGGTCAGGCGATTCCGAAAACCTGTCTCTGCGTCCTCAGGCAGGAGGATGCTTCTGTGAACGAATTCCTGAAGACCCCGATCCCGACAAGATCTCGCTCGAGGGCAGCGTGGAACACATGCGCGTGATCCACGCCTTCCCGGAAAAGGCACTGCGGATGCAAGGTGCTCTTGGACCGCTGCAAAGCGAACCGGTAACCGGTATCCTCACTGTAGTCCTGTCTGAAATCGATGAAGGCACGCGGATCGTGTGGGAATACAATGTTGGCGGTTCGATGCGCTACAAGGTTCCGGAGATTTCCAAGGCGGTTGACGGCGTGATGAGCCAGCAATTGAACGGCCTCGCTAAGATGCTGGGGCGGGTGGACGTTGCCGCAGTTGAAGAGGCTCCGGAGAAAGAGGAAGTGGCTGTCGAGAACGATGGCGAATCGGATGGGCCGAACGTTGACGAAGCGTTCGGCGATCTGGCCGACGGTTGA